One genomic region from Mytilus trossulus isolate FHL-02 chromosome 9, PNRI_Mtr1.1.1.hap1, whole genome shotgun sequence encodes:
- the LOC134683219 gene encoding uncharacterized protein LOC134683219, whose protein sequence is MVTNVFYLILVVFSMYSEVWTGYFPSECRKCKAGFYVKEICDTGDHDLAHDTICAPCVSGHFMSQNDHLNTVCTVCSVCAPGHYSDAPCSTKSDTKCQSCDIEADTESFTTSCSKVPLANLNINGGGVMLDSLEEPGSGSDESFEVLPQNVSIINAELIASENETEGSGEVILDIPTSNQIVLEGKPPSSHNVSDEDLIPVSVNPTTIPKITTGKPPSSHNVSDEDLIPVSVNPTTIPKITTGKPPSLKNDTEPSTTTTVKPTTSAPVTTTTEKEKELDFGVGIKITEAKGDETNKEDNEENVYVPVQLDQPTTNPKDENKAPSRSAIAERKSAMTDDSDKVSIGIVIAVAIIAAIVFFVIGFIASKYCRRRRQSMKLMTKAQKNGGPHNGSIPVMVDASNTYRSNGIYDEIGKEANGTCSSEKLDAIIPHAVDNVYAIPNKRTKQVQQDIKYIDETTDDESKEGDKLLGGNETEDDNEDVKTPNQNGDISVSGTAAVTTNESSPMLNEIQLEMENNVEPPKETDALVES, encoded by the exons ATGGTTACAAACGTTTTCTATCTGATTTTAGTTGTCTTTTCG ATGTACAGTGAAGTTTGGACTGGATACTTTCCTTCAGAGTGTCGAAAATGTAAAGCAGGATTTTATGTCAAAGAGATATGTGATACCGGGGACCATGATCTAGCCCATGATACAATATGTGCGCCGTGTGTATCTGGACATTTTATGTCACAAAATGACCATTTAAATACAGTTTGTACTGTTTGTTCCGTCTGTGCGCCTGGGCATTATTCAGACGCTCCATGTTCCACTAAAAGTGATACAAAATGTCAGTCATGTGATATTGAGGCTGACACCGAAAGTTTTACGACGTCTTGTTCAAAAGTCCCCCTggcaaatttaaatataaatgggGGCGGTGTTATGTTAGATAGCTTAGAAGAACCCGGATCTGGTTCTGACGAATCTTTTGAGGTTTTGCCTCAAAATGTCAGTATCATAAACGCTGAATTGATTGCTTCCGAAAATGAAACGGAAGGGAGTGGTGAGGTTATTTTAGATATCCCTACTTCGAATCAAATAGTTCTTGAAGGAAAACCACCATCATCTCACAATGTATCAGATGAGGATTTGATACCAGTTTCAGTCAACCCAACAACGATTCCAAAAATAACAACAGGAAAACCACCATCATCTCACAATGTATCAGATGAGGATTTGATACCAGTTTCGGTCAACCCCACAACGATTCCAAAAATAACAACAGGAAAACCACCATCATTAAAAAATGACACTGAACCTTCAACTACGACTACAGTAAAACCTACAACAAGTGCGCCGGTTACAACaacaacagaaaaagaaaaagaattagATTTTGGTGTTGGAATTAAAATAACAGAAGCCAAAGGAGATGAAACGAATAAAGAAGACAATGAAGAAAATGTTTACGTCCCTGTCCAACTTGACCAACCAACAACAAATCCCAAAG acgAAAACAAAGCACCTTCGAGGTCAGCTATAGCGGAGAGAAAATCAGCTAtg ACTGATGACAGTGATAAAGTGTCCATTGGAATTGTTATTGCTGTAGCCATTATTGCCGCCattgttttctttgtaattgGTTTTATTGCCAGTAAATACTGTAGGAGGAGACGGCAGTCGATGAAACTGATGACT aaaGCACAAAAGAATGGCGGTCCCCATAATGGAAGTATCCCCGTCATGGTAGACGCAAGCAATACATACAGGTCAAATGGTATCTATGACGAAATTGGAAAAGAGGCTAACGGAACATGTAGCAGTGAAAAACTAGATGCAATAATACCACACGCAGTGGATAATGTGTACGCTATACCAAACAAGAGAACGAAACAAGTCCAGCAAG acattaaatatattgatgaaaCAACGGATGACGAAAGCAAAGAAGGTGATAAGTTGTTAGGAGGCAATGAAACAGAAGATGACAATGAGGACGTCAAAACACCAAATCAAAATGGCGACATTTCCGTTTCCGGAACAGCAGCCGTAACAACCAATGAATCTAGTCCTATGTTGAATGAAATACAATTGGAGATGGAAAATAATGTAgaacctcctaaagaaacagaTGCCCTTGTGGAATCTTGA